In a genomic window of Alcanivorax sp.:
- the rph gene encoding ribonuclease PH has protein sequence MRPSGRAHDQLRELSFTRNYTVHAEGSVLVAFGDTKVLCTASVEEGVPRFLKGKGQGWITAEYGMLPRSTHTRSGREASRGKQGGRTLEIQRLIGRSLRAAVDMKKLGERTIFLDCDVLQADGGTRTASISGACVALVDAFTHLLETKKIKDDPLTGLVGAVSVGVYNDEPVLDLDYAEDSNAGTDMNVVMTQQGGFIEIQGSAEGAPFTREQSDTLLGLAEKGIGEIIQAQQQVLGW, from the coding sequence ATGCGTCCTTCCGGCCGAGCCCACGATCAGCTGCGTGAACTGAGCTTCACCCGCAATTACACCGTTCACGCCGAGGGCAGTGTGTTGGTCGCTTTCGGGGATACCAAGGTGCTGTGTACCGCGTCCGTAGAGGAAGGTGTGCCGCGCTTTCTGAAGGGCAAGGGCCAGGGCTGGATCACCGCCGAATACGGCATGCTGCCTCGCTCCACCCACACTCGTTCCGGCCGTGAGGCCTCCCGGGGCAAGCAGGGTGGTCGCACCCTGGAAATCCAGCGTCTGATCGGCCGCTCCCTGCGCGCAGCTGTGGATATGAAAAAACTGGGTGAGCGCACCATCTTCCTGGATTGCGACGTGCTGCAGGCCGATGGCGGTACCCGCACCGCGTCCATTTCCGGCGCCTGTGTGGCCCTGGTGGATGCCTTTACCCACCTGCTGGAAACCAAGAAGATCAAGGACGACCCGCTCACTGGCCTGGTCGGTGCGGTATCCGTGGGCGTCTATAACGACGAGCCGGTGCTGGATCTGGACTATGCCGAAGACTCCAATGCCGGTACCGACATGAACGTGGTTATGACCCAGCAGGGCGGCTTTATCGAGATCCAGGGCTCCGCCGAGGGCGCTCCCTTTACCCGCGAACAGTCCGATACCCTGCTGGGTCTGGCAGAAAAGGGCATTGGTGAAATCATTCAGGCCCAACAGCAGGTGCTGGGCTGGTAA